The following is a genomic window from Mycobacterium parmense.
CGAGGAGTCCGGGTTCCGTGCGGCGCTGGGCGCCGCGGGCGCCGCCGCGTTCGGCACTCCCGCCGGGCGGCTGTTGCAGGCGGGCGCCTTCGGTCTGTCCCACATCCCGGACGCGCGCGCCACCAAGGCACCGGTGATGCCGACGGTGCTGGTCACCGGAGTCGCCGGCTGGCTCTTCGGCTGGCTGGCCGACCGCTGTGGGAGCCTCGCCGCGCCGATCCTGGTGCACCTGGCCGTCAACGAGGCCGGCGCGATCGGCGCGCTGGCCGCGCGATCCGCCGAGCGGCGCCGCGGCGATCCGCGTCTCTGAGACCCTGAGATATGCCCGCACGCCAGAAGGTCGATCCGGCGAAGACCCGGCAGGCGGTGCTGGCCGTCGCGGACTGGCTGCGTGACGAATCCCTGCCGACGCCCGACCGCGAGGGCCTGGCGGCGGCCGTGCGGCTCACCGCCCGCACCCTGGCCGCCGTGGCGCCCGGACGCAGCGTCGAGGTGCGCGTCCCGCCGTTCGCCGCGGTGCAGTGCATCCCCGGGCCCGCCCACGCCCGCGGCACGCCACCCAACGTCGTCGAAACCGACCCGCGGACCTGGCTGCTGCTCGCCACCGGGATGTGCTCGCCCGCGGAGGCGCGAAGCGCGGGCGCGCTGAGCCTTTCCGGCTCGCGGGCCGGTGAGATCGGACACTGGCTGCCCCTGGTCGACCTGCGGCAAATATAACCCTGAACTGCAGGTTTAGCTATGCGAGAACGTGATCCGTGCGCCCGACACGCCCGGGAGATTGGCTGGTGGCCCCGCAATACCCGTAGACTCCTGTACGTCACTAACCGTTCTCCGGGGAGCCGCCGAGTCGTGACCGTCCAGGAACCCGAGCAGGACCTCAATTCGCCTCGTGAAGAGTGTGGTGTATTCGGGGTCTGGGCCCCGGGTGAAGAAGTCGCCAAACTCACCTACTACGGCCTGTACGCGCTCCAGCACCGCGGGCAGGAGGCTGCGGGCATCGCCGTGGCGGACGGCTCGCAGGTGCTCGTCTTCAAAGATCTCGGGCTCGTCAGCCAGGTCTTCGACGAGCAAACCCTGGCGGCCATGCACGGGCACGTCGCCATCGGCCACTGCCGCTACTCGACCACGGGCGACACGACGTGGGAGAACGCGCAGCCCGTGTTCCGCAACACCGCGGCCGGCACCGGGGTTGCGTTGGGACACAACGGGAATTTGGTCAACACCGCCGAACTCGCCGCGCGCGCCCGCGACGCGGGGCTGATCGCGCGACGGTGCCCGGCCCCGGCGACGACGGACTCGGACATCCTCGGCGCACTGCTGGCCCATGGCGCGGCCGACTCGACCCTCGAGCAGGCGGCGCTCGACCTGTTGCCCACCGTGCGCGGCGCGTTCTGCCTGACGTTCATGGACGAGAACACGCTTTACGCGTGCC
Proteins encoded in this region:
- a CDS encoding sterol carrier family protein, which encodes MPARQKVDPAKTRQAVLAVADWLRDESLPTPDREGLAAAVRLTARTLAAVAPGRSVEVRVPPFAAVQCIPGPAHARGTPPNVVETDPRTWLLLATGMCSPAEARSAGALSLSGSRAGEIGHWLPLVDLRQI